One genomic region from Phragmites australis chromosome 1, lpPhrAust1.1, whole genome shotgun sequence encodes:
- the LOC133908816 gene encoding uncharacterized protein LOC133908816 isoform X1: protein MPPIKPAPDGAGGDYIKWMCGAGGRAGGAMANLQRGVGSLVRDIGDPCLNPSPVKGSKMLKPEKWHTCFDSDGKVISFRKALKFIVVGGVDPSIRAEVWEFLLGCYALSSTSEYRGKLRAARREKYHHLIRQCQSMHASIGTGELAYAVGSKLMDVRTFPKEIDSGEEGDTSQQASQHAPCGLAANSNLNYGSGGTPQSQKWKSCTNSAQPAGFNIHNSSPVYESSFMVPSTAVNNCSRHSGDYDDIGEPRYDSETFTDFPSLPGTNLFSNGGGDSNGVEESHCSFSVPEDRLRPRDERVHSFQINNNIDLIIESNSFSNDLFRASNSDSAVFHSDAYKQDRWLDDTSYSREVIDSLRISDAPEADLVDGTKSNSLIANKDRVSEWLWTLHRIVVDVVRTDSHLDFYGESKNMARMSDILAVYAWVDPSTGYCQGMSDLLSPFVVIYEDDADAFWCFEMLLRRMRENFQLEGPTGVMKQLQALWKIMELTDVELFEHLSAIGAESLHFAFRMLLVLFRRELSFEESLIMWEMMWAADFDEDAIRRLKVNCLEPLLVDLKNDLSCEVKEVHQVNSCTRRKSKFRKFHRRNGEICGACHPGAKSSTRNHLCGLSGATIWARHQQMPHLSANVLARSGDDELPIFCVAAILIINRHKIIRGTCSIDDAIKMFNDNMLKINVKRCVRLAIKLRRKYLYKSLKGGSSDEKESLEQH, encoded by the exons ATGCCTCCCATCAAGCCCGCCCCTGATGGCGCCGGCGGGGATTACATCAAATGGATgtgcggcgccggcggccgcgcgggcggCGCCATGGCGAACCTCCAGCGCGGCGTTGGCTCCCTCGTCCGTGACATTGGGGACCCCTGCCTCAACCCCTCTCCAGTTAAG GGAagcaaaatgctcaaaccagaGAAATGGCACACATGTTTTGACAGTGATGGAAAGGTCATAAGTTTCCGTAAAGCCCTTAAATTCATTGTCGTAGGG GGCGTGGATCCCTCTATTCGAGCAGAAGTTTGGGAATTTCTTCTTGGCTGCTATGCCTTGAGTAGCACCTCGGAATATAGGGGGAAACTAAGAGCTGCTCGAAG GGAGAAATATCATCATTTAATTAGGCAGTGCcaaagcatgcatgcaagcatTGGTACAGGTGAGCTGGCCTACGCTGTTGGATCGAAGCTGATGGATGTCAGGACTTTTCCTAAAGAAATTGACAGTGGAGAAGAAGGCGACACAAGTCAGCAAGCATCACAACATGCACCTTGCGGTTTAGCAGCAAATTCCAATTTGAATTATGGGTCTGGTGGCACACCACAGTCTCAAAAATGGAAAAGCTGTACTAATTCAGCTCAACCAGCCGGTTTCAACATACATAACAGTAGCCCTGTTTATGAGTCCAGTTTTATGGTGCCTTCCACAGCAGTGAATAATTGCTCAAGACATTCCGGAGATTACGATGACATCGGTGAACCAAGGTATGACAGTGAGACCTTCACTGATTTTCCTTCCCTGCCTGGTACAAACTTGTTCTCGAATGGTGGTGGGGATAGCAATGGAGTTGAAGAAAGTCATTGTAGTTTCTCAGTTCCTGAAGATAGGTTAAGGCCCCGTGATGAACGCGTGCACAGCTTCCAAATCAATAATAACATAGATCTCATTATAGAGTCAAATTCATTCTCCAATGATCTGTTTCGAGCGAGCAACAGTGACTCAGCCGTCTTTCACTCAGATGCATACAAGCAGGATAGATGGTTAGATGATACTAGCTATAGTAGGGAAGTTATAGATTCGTTGAGGATATCTGATGCACCAGAAGCAGATTTAGTTGATGGAACCAAATCCAACAGTCTGATTGCCAACAAAGATAGAGTCTCCGAATGGCTTTGGACACTGCATCGGATTG TGGTTGATGTGGTGAGAACAGATAGTCACCTTGATTTCTATGGAGAATCAAAGAATATGGCCAGAATGTCAGATATACTTGCAGTTTATGCATGGGTTGATCCCTCCACTGGATACTGTCAAG GTATGAGTGATCTGCTGTCACCTTTTGTTGTTATTTATGAGGATGATGCGGATGCTTTTTGGTGCTTTGAGATGCTACTGAGAAGGATG CGTGAAAATTTCCAGCTGGAGGGACCAACAGGAGTTATGAAGCAGCTTCAAGCATTGTGGAAGATCATGGAATTGACAGATGTAGAATTGTTTGAACATTTGTCAGCAATTGGTGCTGAAAGCCTTCATTTTGCATTTCGGATGCTGCTAGTGCTTTTTCGTCGAGAGCTATCCTTTGAGGAATCGTTGATCATGTGGGAG ATGATGTGGGCTGCTGATTTTGATGAAGATGCAATCAGGCGTTTAAAAGTGAACTGTCTAGAACCGTTGCTAGTAGATCTGAAGAATGATTTATCATGTGAGGTCAAAGAAGTACATCAGGTGAACAGTTGCACTAGAAGAAAATCCAAATTCAGGAAATTCCATCGTAGAAATGGTGAAATCTGTGGAGCTTGCCATCCTGGAGCAAAATCCAGTACAAGAAATCATCTTTGTGGCTTGTCAGGTGCTACTATATGGGCAAGGCATCAGCAGATGCCGCATCTGAGTGCAAATGTATTAGCAAGGAGTGGAGATGACGAACTGCCTATATTCTGTGTAGCAGCAATCTTGATAATCAATCGCCACAAGATAATTAGAGGGACTTGCTCAATAGATGACGCTATCAAG ATGTTCAACGATAATATGCTGAAAATCAATGTAAAAAGATGTGTCCGTTTGGCCATCAAGCTGAGGAGGAAGTACTTATACAAG TCACTGAAAGGAGGCTCGAGTGATGAAAAAGAAAGTTTGGAGCAGCACTGA
- the LOC133908816 gene encoding uncharacterized protein LOC133908816 isoform X2 encodes MPPIKPAPDGAGGDYIKWMCGAGGRAGGAMANLQRGVGSLVRDIGDPCLNPSPGSKMLKPEKWHTCFDSDGKVISFRKALKFIVVGGVDPSIRAEVWEFLLGCYALSSTSEYRGKLRAARREKYHHLIRQCQSMHASIGTGELAYAVGSKLMDVRTFPKEIDSGEEGDTSQQASQHAPCGLAANSNLNYGSGGTPQSQKWKSCTNSAQPAGFNIHNSSPVYESSFMVPSTAVNNCSRHSGDYDDIGEPRYDSETFTDFPSLPGTNLFSNGGGDSNGVEESHCSFSVPEDRLRPRDERVHSFQINNNIDLIIESNSFSNDLFRASNSDSAVFHSDAYKQDRWLDDTSYSREVIDSLRISDAPEADLVDGTKSNSLIANKDRVSEWLWTLHRIVVDVVRTDSHLDFYGESKNMARMSDILAVYAWVDPSTGYCQGMSDLLSPFVVIYEDDADAFWCFEMLLRRMRENFQLEGPTGVMKQLQALWKIMELTDVELFEHLSAIGAESLHFAFRMLLVLFRRELSFEESLIMWEMMWAADFDEDAIRRLKVNCLEPLLVDLKNDLSCEVKEVHQVNSCTRRKSKFRKFHRRNGEICGACHPGAKSSTRNHLCGLSGATIWARHQQMPHLSANVLARSGDDELPIFCVAAILIINRHKIIRGTCSIDDAIKMFNDNMLKINVKRCVRLAIKLRRKYLYKSLKGGSSDEKESLEQH; translated from the exons ATGCCTCCCATCAAGCCCGCCCCTGATGGCGCCGGCGGGGATTACATCAAATGGATgtgcggcgccggcggccgcgcgggcggCGCCATGGCGAACCTCCAGCGCGGCGTTGGCTCCCTCGTCCGTGACATTGGGGACCCCTGCCTCAACCCCTCTCCA GGAagcaaaatgctcaaaccagaGAAATGGCACACATGTTTTGACAGTGATGGAAAGGTCATAAGTTTCCGTAAAGCCCTTAAATTCATTGTCGTAGGG GGCGTGGATCCCTCTATTCGAGCAGAAGTTTGGGAATTTCTTCTTGGCTGCTATGCCTTGAGTAGCACCTCGGAATATAGGGGGAAACTAAGAGCTGCTCGAAG GGAGAAATATCATCATTTAATTAGGCAGTGCcaaagcatgcatgcaagcatTGGTACAGGTGAGCTGGCCTACGCTGTTGGATCGAAGCTGATGGATGTCAGGACTTTTCCTAAAGAAATTGACAGTGGAGAAGAAGGCGACACAAGTCAGCAAGCATCACAACATGCACCTTGCGGTTTAGCAGCAAATTCCAATTTGAATTATGGGTCTGGTGGCACACCACAGTCTCAAAAATGGAAAAGCTGTACTAATTCAGCTCAACCAGCCGGTTTCAACATACATAACAGTAGCCCTGTTTATGAGTCCAGTTTTATGGTGCCTTCCACAGCAGTGAATAATTGCTCAAGACATTCCGGAGATTACGATGACATCGGTGAACCAAGGTATGACAGTGAGACCTTCACTGATTTTCCTTCCCTGCCTGGTACAAACTTGTTCTCGAATGGTGGTGGGGATAGCAATGGAGTTGAAGAAAGTCATTGTAGTTTCTCAGTTCCTGAAGATAGGTTAAGGCCCCGTGATGAACGCGTGCACAGCTTCCAAATCAATAATAACATAGATCTCATTATAGAGTCAAATTCATTCTCCAATGATCTGTTTCGAGCGAGCAACAGTGACTCAGCCGTCTTTCACTCAGATGCATACAAGCAGGATAGATGGTTAGATGATACTAGCTATAGTAGGGAAGTTATAGATTCGTTGAGGATATCTGATGCACCAGAAGCAGATTTAGTTGATGGAACCAAATCCAACAGTCTGATTGCCAACAAAGATAGAGTCTCCGAATGGCTTTGGACACTGCATCGGATTG TGGTTGATGTGGTGAGAACAGATAGTCACCTTGATTTCTATGGAGAATCAAAGAATATGGCCAGAATGTCAGATATACTTGCAGTTTATGCATGGGTTGATCCCTCCACTGGATACTGTCAAG GTATGAGTGATCTGCTGTCACCTTTTGTTGTTATTTATGAGGATGATGCGGATGCTTTTTGGTGCTTTGAGATGCTACTGAGAAGGATG CGTGAAAATTTCCAGCTGGAGGGACCAACAGGAGTTATGAAGCAGCTTCAAGCATTGTGGAAGATCATGGAATTGACAGATGTAGAATTGTTTGAACATTTGTCAGCAATTGGTGCTGAAAGCCTTCATTTTGCATTTCGGATGCTGCTAGTGCTTTTTCGTCGAGAGCTATCCTTTGAGGAATCGTTGATCATGTGGGAG ATGATGTGGGCTGCTGATTTTGATGAAGATGCAATCAGGCGTTTAAAAGTGAACTGTCTAGAACCGTTGCTAGTAGATCTGAAGAATGATTTATCATGTGAGGTCAAAGAAGTACATCAGGTGAACAGTTGCACTAGAAGAAAATCCAAATTCAGGAAATTCCATCGTAGAAATGGTGAAATCTGTGGAGCTTGCCATCCTGGAGCAAAATCCAGTACAAGAAATCATCTTTGTGGCTTGTCAGGTGCTACTATATGGGCAAGGCATCAGCAGATGCCGCATCTGAGTGCAAATGTATTAGCAAGGAGTGGAGATGACGAACTGCCTATATTCTGTGTAGCAGCAATCTTGATAATCAATCGCCACAAGATAATTAGAGGGACTTGCTCAATAGATGACGCTATCAAG ATGTTCAACGATAATATGCTGAAAATCAATGTAAAAAGATGTGTCCGTTTGGCCATCAAGCTGAGGAGGAAGTACTTATACAAG TCACTGAAAGGAGGCTCGAGTGATGAAAAAGAAAGTTTGGAGCAGCACTGA